One Spinacia oleracea cultivar Varoflay chromosome 4, BTI_SOV_V1, whole genome shotgun sequence DNA segment encodes these proteins:
- the LOC110780269 gene encoding B3 domain-containing protein REM16 isoform X2: MLGGEGSNNARTREENMYWRSFTPFFKVNLHADFRSGVEIPLYFSENVKKKLPQKVALKGPGVDFDTWEVQLKMHNNATWVVGEGWEDFAAAFSLEENDTLVFKYKNNSYFKVRIFSGKTSCERESSHFVIKSVSQQTKESRSKVEKPCTVKKQETEIGLAISGSEREKKINDDQESILRESVEKTVLIEVDDDSDDDAPTSTRIFKRKVDSGICNKSSKETKLAFQRAVKPKIEGEYISPLRGPPECNQEKEREIQRASQRLKEIRKTWQQAKETQRFTEKSFCVSLSRTHVSGKTVKLGIPKQWWTEVIKSKGSPTHLRLRVKGNDEYDPRLYGCRYDNSNCSGRITTGWKKFVEDNSLCQHDCCVFSLAEPFEDNNEIVYLEVEIIRVITLYEDSD; encoded by the exons ATGTTAGGAGGAGAAGGTAGCAACAATGCAAGAACAAGGGAGGAAAATATGTACTGGAGAAGTTTCACTCCTTTCTTCAAAGTTAATCTTCATGCTGATTTTCGTTCTGGGGTT GAGATTCCCCTGTATTTCTCAGAAAATGTGAAGAAGAAGTTGCCTCAGAAGGTAGCTTTGAAGGGTCCGGGTGTCGATTTTGATACATGGGAAGTTCAGCTGAAAATGCATAACAATGCCACTTGGGTGGTTGGAGAGGGTTGGGAAGATTTTGCGGCTGCTTTCTCTTTGGAAGAGAATGACACTTTGGTGTTCAAGTACAAAAACAACTCCTATTTCAAGGTCAGGATTTTCAGTGGGAAAACTTCATGTGAGAGGGAATCATCTCATTTCGTCATAAAATCTGTCTCCCagcaaacaaaagaaagtcgCTCAAAAGTTGAGAAACCCTGTACCGTAAAAAAGCAGGAAACAGAAATTGGTTTGGCAATATCAGGAAGTGAAAGGGAGAAGAAAATTAATGATGATCAGGAATCAATATTAAGAGAGTCAGTGGAGAAGACAGTGCTAATAGAAGTTGATGACGACTCAGATGACGACGCACCTACATCCACGAGGATTTTCAAAAGAAAAGTTGATTCCGGCATCTGTAATAAAAGTTCAAAAGAAACGAAATTGGCTTTTCAGAGGGCTGTGAAACCGAAAATAG AAGGGGAGTATATATCTCCTCTGCGTGGACCGCCTGAATGCAATCAAGAAAAAGAGAGGGAGATACAAAGGGCTAGCCAACGGCTAAAAGAGATACGAAAGACCTGGCAACAGGCGAAAGAGACTCAAAGGTTCACAGAAAAAAGTTTTTGTGTATCCCTGTCACGTACCCATGTTTCCGGAAAAACTGTGAAGTTG GGTATTCCAAAACAGTGGTGGACTGAGGTCATTAAGTCCAAGGGTAGTCCAACACATTTGAGACTCCGTGTGAAGGGCAACGATGAGTATGATCCACGTTTGTACGGTTGCAGGTATGATAATTCGAATTGTTCAGGAAGAATCACTACTGGGTGGAAGAAGTTTGTTGAAGATAATTCGTTGTGTCAACATGACTGTTGTGTGTTCAGTCTCGCTGAGCCGTTTGAGGATAACAATGAGATTGTTTACTTGGAGGTTGAGATAATACGTGTTATTACTTTGTACGAAGATTCTGATTAA
- the LOC130471303 gene encoding uncharacterized protein gives MPSFDPDLDLYSNIQNLKQNVSTENLEKITIGWWFIWFIRNSVTFKQESFSSSQACILIRNFIKNWRNSLNHDMDDPSQTTNNLENVNPFGFIIRDEKGELILAEAKAIHNSYSILQAEAMGLREGLKGALFLGIKNLIIEGDNLVVVNSINRVWQIPWEINNIICDAEMDLTTLESFSVRHCFREANQAADFMANQGHTTPDLRYWFSSFAPPLSLIIRKDALGWPTSRA, from the exons ATGCCCTCCTTTGATCCTGATCTAGACCTCTATAGTAACATCCAAAATCTGAAACAGAATGTCAGTACTGAAAATCTTGAAAAAATCACAATTGGATGGTGGTTTATATGGTTTATCCGCAATTCTGTTACGTTTAAACAAGAAAGCTTTAGTTCCTCACAAGCTTGTATTCTCATTCGTAATTTCATTAAGAACTGGCGTAATTCCTTAAATCATGACATGGATGATCCCTCTCAGACTACCAATAATCTTGAGAACGTCAATC CTTTTGGTTTCATAATTAGAGATGAAAAGGGGGAACTTATTTTAGCAGAGGCTAAAGCCATCCACAATAGCTACTCCATTCTCCAAGCAGAGGCCATGGGCCTAAGAGAAGGGCTAAAAGGGGCCTTGTTTCTTGGTATAAAAAATTTGATTATTGAGGGAGATAATCTTGTGGTTGTCAACTCGATTAATCGTGTTTGGCAAATACCATGGGAAATTAACAATATTATTTGTGATGCAGAGATGGATCTTACTACTTTGGAGTCCTTCTCCGTACGTCACTGCTTTCGAGAAGCAAATCAAGCGGCGGACTTCATGGCGAATCAGGGGCATACTACTCCAGATCTCCGTTATTGGTTCTCTTCCTTTGCTCCTCCGCTCTCTCTCATCATCCGAAAGGATGCCTTAGGTTGGCCTACTTCGAGGGCCTAA
- the LOC110780269 gene encoding B3 domain-containing protein REM16 isoform X3: MHNNATWVVGEGWEDFAAAFSLEENDTLVFKYKNNSYFKVRIFSGKTSCERESSHFVIKSVSQQTKESRSKVEKPCTVKKQETEIGLAISGSEREKKINDDQESILRESVEKTVLIEVDDDSDDDAPTSTRIFKRKVDSGICNKSSKETKLAFQRAVKPKIETEGEYISPLRGPPECNQEKEREIQRASQRLKEIRKTWQQAKETQRFTEKSFCVSLSRTHVSGKTVKLGIPKQWWTEVIKSKGSPTHLRLRVKGNDEYDPRLYGCRYDNSNCSGRITTGWKKFVEDNSLCQHDCCVFSLAEPFEDNNEIVYLEVEIIRVITLYEDSD; the protein is encoded by the exons ATGCATAACAATGCCACTTGGGTGGTTGGAGAGGGTTGGGAAGATTTTGCGGCTGCTTTCTCTTTGGAAGAGAATGACACTTTGGTGTTCAAGTACAAAAACAACTCCTATTTCAAGGTCAGGATTTTCAGTGGGAAAACTTCATGTGAGAGGGAATCATCTCATTTCGTCATAAAATCTGTCTCCCagcaaacaaaagaaagtcgCTCAAAAGTTGAGAAACCCTGTACCGTAAAAAAGCAGGAAACAGAAATTGGTTTGGCAATATCAGGAAGTGAAAGGGAGAAGAAAATTAATGATGATCAGGAATCAATATTAAGAGAGTCAGTGGAGAAGACAGTGCTAATAGAAGTTGATGACGACTCAGATGACGACGCACCTACATCCACGAGGATTTTCAAAAGAAAAGTTGATTCCGGCATCTGTAATAAAAGTTCAAAAGAAACGAAATTGGCTTTTCAGAGGGCTGTGAAACCGAAAATAG AAACAGAAGGGGAGTATATATCTCCTCTGCGTGGACCGCCTGAATGCAATCAAGAAAAAGAGAGGGAGATACAAAGGGCTAGCCAACGGCTAAAAGAGATACGAAAGACCTGGCAACAGGCGAAAGAGACTCAAAGGTTCACAGAAAAAAGTTTTTGTGTATCCCTGTCACGTACCCATGTTTCCGGAAAAACTGTGAAGTTG GGTATTCCAAAACAGTGGTGGACTGAGGTCATTAAGTCCAAGGGTAGTCCAACACATTTGAGACTCCGTGTGAAGGGCAACGATGAGTATGATCCACGTTTGTACGGTTGCAGGTATGATAATTCGAATTGTTCAGGAAGAATCACTACTGGGTGGAAGAAGTTTGTTGAAGATAATTCGTTGTGTCAACATGACTGTTGTGTGTTCAGTCTCGCTGAGCCGTTTGAGGATAACAATGAGATTGTTTACTTGGAGGTTGAGATAATACGTGTTATTACTTTGTACGAAGATTCTGATTAA
- the LOC110780269 gene encoding B3 domain-containing protein REM16 isoform X1 — MLGGEGSNNARTREENMYWRSFTPFFKVNLHADFRSGVEIPLYFSENVKKKLPQKVALKGPGVDFDTWEVQLKMHNNATWVVGEGWEDFAAAFSLEENDTLVFKYKNNSYFKVRIFSGKTSCERESSHFVIKSVSQQTKESRSKVEKPCTVKKQETEIGLAISGSEREKKINDDQESILRESVEKTVLIEVDDDSDDDAPTSTRIFKRKVDSGICNKSSKETKLAFQRAVKPKIETEGEYISPLRGPPECNQEKEREIQRASQRLKEIRKTWQQAKETQRFTEKSFCVSLSRTHVSGKTVKLGIPKQWWTEVIKSKGSPTHLRLRVKGNDEYDPRLYGCRYDNSNCSGRITTGWKKFVEDNSLCQHDCCVFSLAEPFEDNNEIVYLEVEIIRVITLYEDSD, encoded by the exons ATGTTAGGAGGAGAAGGTAGCAACAATGCAAGAACAAGGGAGGAAAATATGTACTGGAGAAGTTTCACTCCTTTCTTCAAAGTTAATCTTCATGCTGATTTTCGTTCTGGGGTT GAGATTCCCCTGTATTTCTCAGAAAATGTGAAGAAGAAGTTGCCTCAGAAGGTAGCTTTGAAGGGTCCGGGTGTCGATTTTGATACATGGGAAGTTCAGCTGAAAATGCATAACAATGCCACTTGGGTGGTTGGAGAGGGTTGGGAAGATTTTGCGGCTGCTTTCTCTTTGGAAGAGAATGACACTTTGGTGTTCAAGTACAAAAACAACTCCTATTTCAAGGTCAGGATTTTCAGTGGGAAAACTTCATGTGAGAGGGAATCATCTCATTTCGTCATAAAATCTGTCTCCCagcaaacaaaagaaagtcgCTCAAAAGTTGAGAAACCCTGTACCGTAAAAAAGCAGGAAACAGAAATTGGTTTGGCAATATCAGGAAGTGAAAGGGAGAAGAAAATTAATGATGATCAGGAATCAATATTAAGAGAGTCAGTGGAGAAGACAGTGCTAATAGAAGTTGATGACGACTCAGATGACGACGCACCTACATCCACGAGGATTTTCAAAAGAAAAGTTGATTCCGGCATCTGTAATAAAAGTTCAAAAGAAACGAAATTGGCTTTTCAGAGGGCTGTGAAACCGAAAATAG AAACAGAAGGGGAGTATATATCTCCTCTGCGTGGACCGCCTGAATGCAATCAAGAAAAAGAGAGGGAGATACAAAGGGCTAGCCAACGGCTAAAAGAGATACGAAAGACCTGGCAACAGGCGAAAGAGACTCAAAGGTTCACAGAAAAAAGTTTTTGTGTATCCCTGTCACGTACCCATGTTTCCGGAAAAACTGTGAAGTTG GGTATTCCAAAACAGTGGTGGACTGAGGTCATTAAGTCCAAGGGTAGTCCAACACATTTGAGACTCCGTGTGAAGGGCAACGATGAGTATGATCCACGTTTGTACGGTTGCAGGTATGATAATTCGAATTGTTCAGGAAGAATCACTACTGGGTGGAAGAAGTTTGTTGAAGATAATTCGTTGTGTCAACATGACTGTTGTGTGTTCAGTCTCGCTGAGCCGTTTGAGGATAACAATGAGATTGTTTACTTGGAGGTTGAGATAATACGTGTTATTACTTTGTACGAAGATTCTGATTAA